Proteins from one Kineosporiaceae bacterium genomic window:
- a CDS encoding DMT family transporter, with the protein MGRAGAPSRSVPAQYVALALTWGTSFLFIKIGLEGLSPGQVVLARLVAGALALAAICAAARQPLPRDPVVWGHLLVVAALLCTFPFLVFAWAEQYVSSGLASILNATTPLMTTVVALVALPQERPTRTRLAGLLVGFAGVVLVLAPWRAESPPAGSAPSGEMVLWAQVACLAATASYGIAFVYLRRFVSPRGLAAIPVATVQIGLAALLMLALSPVLARQPVDLSWRVVWAMAALGVLGTGLAYVWNTNVVAGWGATNASTVTYLTPLVGVLAGMVVLAERVRWNQPVGALIVIAGIAVSQGRLTEVTRGRSLATTAAQRRE; encoded by the coding sequence GTGGGTAGAGCTGGGGCTCCCTCCCGGTCGGTGCCGGCCCAGTACGTCGCGCTGGCCCTGACGTGGGGGACGAGCTTTCTGTTCATCAAGATCGGCTTGGAGGGACTGTCGCCGGGTCAGGTCGTGCTCGCACGGCTGGTGGCGGGTGCCCTCGCCCTGGCGGCGATCTGCGCCGCAGCACGTCAGCCGTTGCCACGGGACCCCGTGGTGTGGGGTCACTTGCTGGTCGTGGCGGCACTGTTGTGCACGTTCCCGTTCCTGGTGTTCGCCTGGGCCGAGCAGTACGTGTCATCGGGTCTGGCGAGCATCCTGAATGCGACGACTCCCCTGATGACCACGGTGGTGGCGCTGGTCGCGCTGCCGCAGGAGCGTCCGACCCGAACCCGGCTCGCCGGGCTGTTGGTGGGGTTCGCGGGCGTCGTCCTGGTCCTGGCGCCCTGGCGGGCCGAATCACCCCCGGCCGGGTCCGCGCCGTCCGGCGAGATGGTGCTGTGGGCGCAGGTGGCGTGCCTGGCAGCGACTGCGAGCTATGGAATCGCGTTCGTGTACCTCCGGCGGTTCGTGTCTCCCCGGGGTCTGGCCGCGATCCCGGTGGCCACGGTGCAGATCGGGCTGGCGGCGCTGCTGATGCTCGCGCTGAGCCCGGTGCTGGCTCGGCAGCCGGTCGACCTGTCGTGGCGGGTGGTGTGGGCGATGGCGGCACTCGGTGTCCTGGGGACCGGGCTCGCCTACGTGTGGAACACCAACGTCGTCGCCGGCTGGGGCGCGACGAACGCCTCGACGGTGACGTATCTGACTCCGCTGGTCGGGGTGCTCGCGGGGATGGTCGTGCTCGCCGAACGGGTCCGCTGGAACCAGCCCGTCGGAGCGCTGATCGTGATCGCGGGTATCGCCGTCAGCCAGGGCCGCCTGACCGAGGTCACCCGCGGCAGAAGCCTGGCGACCACGGCGGCGCAGCGGCGCGAATGA
- a CDS encoding nitroreductase family deazaflavin-dependent oxidoreductase gives MTDWNTQIIEEFRANGGAVGGQFEGAPLLLLHTVGAKSGLPRISPMMYLAVGAGYAVFASKAGADSHPGWYHNLIAHPDTTIEVGDRTVEVTARVLDEAEREPVWQEQKRRYPGFADYEAKTSRVIPVVMLDPR, from the coding sequence ATGACGGACTGGAACACGCAGATCATCGAGGAGTTCCGAGCGAACGGTGGCGCGGTCGGGGGGCAGTTCGAGGGCGCGCCGCTGCTCCTGCTGCACACGGTGGGCGCCAAGAGCGGCCTCCCCCGGATCAGTCCGATGATGTACCTCGCGGTGGGGGCCGGCTATGCGGTCTTCGCCTCCAAGGCGGGCGCAGACTCCCATCCCGGCTGGTATCACAACCTGATCGCCCACCCCGACACCACGATCGAGGTCGGTGACCGGACCGTCGAGGTGACGGCGCGGGTTCTGGACGAGGCGGAACGCGAGCCGGTCTGGCAGGAGCAGAAGCGACGCTACCCAGGGTTCGCCGACTACGAGGCCAAGACGTCTCGCGTGATCCCGGTGGTGATGCTCGACCCGCGCTGA
- a CDS encoding DUF5134 domain-containing protein: MSVAVAASMLVIAVYCAARLVISAAAGVPTNVLVDVAHLVMGVGMAGMFVPSWALPLPVTIWQFAFGALVALGVLTLRGHVRDDRLRGVLAHAHLVVGSVAMLLMVTPSTAAGSAGHDMAGMHDMPGMAMPDAAAAPSGITLTGVLAALLGWALAFVAWRAVRTSRAAWRDLRGDHASRNCATVFMAPVWPLACECLMSASMAAMLLVP, from the coding sequence ATGTCCGTGGCCGTCGCCGCCTCGATGCTGGTGATCGCCGTCTACTGCGCCGCCCGGCTGGTGATCTCTGCTGCCGCTGGGGTGCCGACCAACGTGCTGGTCGACGTGGCACACCTGGTCATGGGGGTCGGGATGGCGGGCATGTTCGTGCCCTCGTGGGCGCTGCCGTTGCCGGTCACGATCTGGCAGTTCGCCTTCGGCGCGCTGGTGGCGCTCGGTGTTCTCACGCTGCGGGGCCATGTCCGCGACGATCGGCTGCGCGGTGTCCTGGCCCACGCTCATCTGGTGGTCGGCAGTGTGGCGATGCTGCTCATGGTGACGCCGAGCACGGCCGCCGGCTCCGCCGGGCACGACATGGCCGGGATGCACGACATGCCCGGCATGGCCATGCCCGATGCTGCGGCGGCCCCGTCGGGGATCACCCTCACCGGCGTCCTGGCCGCCCTGCTCGGCTGGGCGCTGGCCTTCGTGGCCTGGCGGGCCGTCCGAACCAGCCGTGCGGCGTGGCGTGACCTGCGGGGTGACCACGCGTCCCGAAACTGCGCCACGGTGTTCATGGCCCCGGTGTGGCCGCTGGCCTGCGAGTGTCTGATGTCTGCCTCGATGGCCGCGATGTTGTTGGTGCCCTAG
- a CDS encoding N-acetyltransferase, whose translation MSDIDVRHNLDAQRYEGYVDDVLAGFAAYTLSDALIAFDHTEVDAAHEGKGVGSAIAQFALDDVRSIGERQVVPVCPFIRRWIERHPDYASVVYPPARID comes from the coding sequence ATGAGCGACATCGACGTCCGGCACAACCTGGACGCCCAGCGCTACGAGGGCTACGTGGACGACGTCCTGGCCGGCTTCGCCGCCTACACCCTCAGCGACGCGCTGATCGCCTTCGACCACACCGAGGTGGACGCCGCGCACGAGGGCAAGGGGGTCGGCTCGGCCATCGCACAGTTCGCCCTGGACGACGTCCGGTCGATCGGCGAGCGCCAGGTGGTGCCGGTCTGCCCCTTCATCCGGCGCTGGATCGAACGCCACCCGGACTACGCCTCGGTGGTCTACCCGCCGGCCCGGATCGACTGA
- a CDS encoding YajQ family cyclic di-GMP-binding protein: protein MAGDSSFDVVSKVDRQEVDNALNQAAKEISQRYDFKGVGASIEWSGETILMKANSEDRVKAVLDVFENKMIKRGVSLKFLDAGEPKASGKEYRLEATLKQGLDQENAKKIAKLIRDEGAKGIKASITGDELRVSSKSRDDLQAVIALLKNADLEVALQFVNYR from the coding sequence GTGGCCGGCGACAGCTCGTTCGACGTCGTGAGCAAGGTGGACCGTCAGGAGGTCGACAACGCCCTGAACCAGGCCGCCAAGGAGATCTCCCAGCGCTACGACTTCAAGGGTGTCGGCGCCTCCATCGAATGGAGCGGCGAGACGATCCTGATGAAGGCGAACAGTGAGGACCGGGTCAAGGCCGTCCTCGACGTGTTCGAGAACAAGATGATCAAGCGAGGCGTCTCGCTGAAGTTCCTCGACGCCGGTGAGCCCAAGGCGTCCGGCAAGGAGTACCGCCTCGAGGCCACCCTCAAGCAGGGCCTCGACCAGGAGAACGCCAAGAAGATCGCCAAGCTGATCCGCGACGAGGGCGCCAAGGGCATCAAGGCCTCGATCACCGGGGACGAACTGCGGGTGTCGAGCAAGAGCCGCGACGACCTGCAAGCCGTGATCGCGTTGCTCAAGAACGCCGACCTGGAGGTCGCGCTGCAGTTCGTCAACTACCGATGA
- a CDS encoding transcriptional regulator, producing MGDHPRHQLDELLCHGVRLSVLAAIDGRERVEFALVRDGVQVSDSVLSKQVALLEQAGYVAVEKGRVGRRARTWLAATPEGSIALRSHLRAVRDVAAHDISALV from the coding sequence ATGGGTGATCACCCGCGTCATCAGCTGGACGAACTGCTCTGCCATGGGGTGCGCCTGTCGGTCCTGGCCGCGATCGATGGCCGTGAGCGGGTCGAGTTCGCGCTGGTGCGCGACGGCGTCCAGGTGAGCGACTCGGTGCTGTCCAAGCAGGTCGCCCTGCTCGAGCAGGCCGGGTATGTCGCCGTCGAGAAGGGTCGGGTCGGACGCCGCGCGCGCACCTGGCTGGCCGCCACCCCCGAGGGTTCGATCGCCCTGCGATCACATCTGCGGGCCGTCAGAGACGTTGCGGCCCATGACATCTCAGCGCTGGTCTGA